One genomic segment of Salinibacter grassmerensis includes these proteins:
- a CDS encoding aspartate carbamoyltransferase catalytic subunit, with translation MAAPESSAALDRPDELRHQHLLDLSTYEADEIQYLLDTAQEFREVLDRPIRQVPTLQGTSVASLFFEPSTRTKLSFGLAAGRLSAETLSLSKSSSSVTKGETLKDTARNVEAMKVDVVVLRHPSPGAPHFLARCTDSVILNAGDGAHAHPTQALLDVLTMRAHVDSFEDLNVSIVGDITHSRVARSNIQALTTLGATVTLCGPETMLPVEMEAAMDVRTTTRLEEALDGCDIAMALRIQMERQDEGLFPSTREYHRQFGITADHLRRHPDLLIMHPGPVNRGIELTDAVVDHERSIILSQVTNGVALRMAVLYVLAPRREDA, from the coding sequence ATGGCCGCCCCCGAATCGTCTGCCGCACTGGATCGTCCGGACGAGCTACGCCATCAGCACCTTCTGGATCTCTCCACCTACGAAGCCGACGAGATTCAATATCTGCTCGACACCGCCCAGGAGTTCCGGGAGGTGCTGGACCGCCCCATCCGACAGGTGCCCACGCTGCAGGGCACCTCGGTCGCCAGCCTCTTCTTTGAGCCCTCCACCCGGACAAAGCTCTCGTTCGGCCTGGCCGCCGGCCGCCTCTCCGCCGAGACCCTGAGCCTCTCGAAGTCCAGCTCGTCGGTCACGAAGGGGGAGACGCTGAAGGATACGGCCCGAAACGTGGAGGCGATGAAGGTGGACGTAGTGGTGCTCCGACATCCCTCGCCTGGGGCCCCTCACTTTCTCGCCCGCTGTACCGACAGCGTCATCCTAAACGCCGGCGACGGGGCCCACGCCCATCCAACTCAGGCACTGCTCGACGTGCTCACGATGCGGGCCCACGTCGACTCGTTCGAGGACCTGAATGTCTCCATCGTCGGCGACATCACCCACAGCCGCGTCGCCCGCTCCAACATACAGGCCCTTACCACGCTCGGGGCCACCGTCACGCTCTGCGGGCCGGAGACCATGTTGCCGGTAGAGATGGAGGCGGCGATGGACGTCCGCACCACGACCCGACTCGAGGAGGCGCTGGACGGGTGCGACATTGCCATGGCCCTTCGCATCCAGATGGAGCGGCAGGACGAGGGCCTCTTTCCCAGCACGCGGGAGTACCACCGCCAGTTCGGCATCACGGCCGATCACCTGCGCCGCCACCCCGACCTTTTGATCATGCATCCGGGGCCGGTCAATCGGGGCATTGAATTGACCGACGCCGTCGTGGACCATGAGCGGTCCATCATCCTGAGCCAGGTCACGAACGGGGTCGCCCTGCGGATGGCGGTGCTCTACGTGCTGGCCCCGCGTCGGGAAGACGCGTAG
- a CDS encoding DUF5723 family protein, with amino-acid sequence MTPHTFVLRPAFLALFLSGLLALTPGAVHGQSGMRSVQAVSTGGGTSVFDTGPAALYSNPANLTVGPEDHSLEIQLFRVGAYHGGDFYQFEHIDPLFYNNETALSNDEQKAVLDDWFGSDQRTASTYLEVIPLSITHRPSDAPWAVGFGIRGRAFQTSAVNKGIFDVLLRGTGEDRTVPVDGRSRAYATVDVAGAFSYRFSSVPLSVGVSPRVIFGTAFSDAALNSQATVSGDSLVHRFDYTARAAGPLSTGLFDTFNAFNDDPVDDVVGGSSGIAGIGGGLDLGATYTVRPGLLVSASITDLGRITWTQDAQTVTPSKDVFRFEGVSLDFDRIDEEYDGATGEYIEDQVDSLAQDAYEDVDRDRSSFSTGLPTTLHLNSTWDKGIVTLNGGASIGLNKDAGAVPSPAAVHVGGTLNLGPVPIRAGARFFGTQAVALSGGFGLDLGFYRFDLGMSITPSTSTLGSGARYAVSLSLATIRF; translated from the coding sequence ATGACGCCCCACACCTTTGTTCTCCGCCCGGCTTTTCTTGCTCTTTTTCTCTCGGGCCTTCTGGCCCTCACGCCCGGAGCTGTCCACGGCCAGTCCGGCATGCGCAGCGTGCAAGCCGTGAGCACGGGCGGGGGCACGTCCGTTTTTGACACGGGCCCGGCCGCCCTCTACTCCAATCCCGCCAACCTCACGGTTGGGCCGGAGGACCATTCCCTCGAAATTCAACTGTTTCGCGTCGGGGCCTACCACGGAGGGGACTTCTACCAGTTTGAGCACATTGACCCCCTCTTCTACAACAACGAGACCGCCCTCTCCAACGACGAGCAAAAGGCCGTCCTCGATGACTGGTTCGGAAGTGATCAGCGGACGGCAAGTACGTACCTGGAAGTGATCCCGCTGTCGATTACCCATCGCCCCAGCGACGCCCCCTGGGCGGTCGGCTTCGGCATTCGGGGACGCGCTTTTCAGACCTCCGCCGTCAACAAGGGAATTTTTGACGTGCTACTCCGGGGGACGGGTGAGGACCGAACCGTCCCTGTCGACGGGCGCAGCCGAGCATACGCTACCGTGGACGTTGCCGGGGCCTTTAGTTACCGGTTCTCGTCGGTTCCCTTGTCGGTGGGCGTCTCTCCCCGCGTTATTTTCGGAACGGCCTTCTCGGACGCTGCGCTCAACTCGCAGGCGACCGTGAGTGGCGACTCCCTGGTTCATCGGTTCGACTACACGGCCCGTGCGGCAGGCCCGCTGAGCACCGGCCTGTTCGACACGTTCAACGCCTTCAACGACGATCCGGTGGATGACGTCGTGGGCGGATCGTCCGGCATTGCGGGGATCGGGGGCGGCCTCGACCTTGGGGCGACCTACACGGTGCGGCCGGGCCTGCTCGTTTCGGCGAGCATCACGGACCTGGGCCGAATTACCTGGACCCAAGATGCCCAGACGGTCACGCCCTCCAAGGATGTCTTTCGGTTTGAGGGCGTGTCGCTGGACTTTGACCGGATCGATGAGGAGTACGACGGCGCAACGGGGGAGTACATCGAGGATCAGGTCGATAGTCTTGCTCAAGACGCCTACGAGGACGTGGACCGCGACCGCTCGTCATTCTCGACCGGCCTCCCCACCACGCTGCACCTGAACAGTACGTGGGACAAAGGCATCGTTACCCTGAATGGGGGAGCGTCGATCGGGCTCAATAAGGACGCTGGGGCCGTGCCGAGCCCGGCGGCCGTTCACGTAGGGGGGACGCTCAACCTGGGTCCCGTCCCCATCCGTGCTGGCGCCCGTTTCTTTGGCACACAGGCCGTCGCCCTGTCCGGGGGCTTCGGGCTAGACCTCGGGTTTTACCGGTTCGACCTGGGCATGAGCATCACGCCCTCCACCTCCACGCTCGGCAGCGGCGCGCGCTACGCAGTGAGTCTCTCGTTGGCGACGATCCGGTTTTAG
- a CDS encoding ABC transporter ATP-binding protein — protein sequence MPDASSPLVQLDALTKTYREGEQDRTVLREVSLGLERGDFSVLMGRSGAGKSTLLNLISGIDQPTSGRVQIGDTDLTGKSETERTRFRRSHVGFVFQSFNLISTLTVGENVRLPLELAGKAPRTTKDRAGAMLDRVGLVDRADQFPDRLSGGEQQRVAVARALAHEPLLVLADEPTGNLDYDTGQAVLTLLSDLVTDTDTTLLVATHDPEVLPRADRVLHLHGGTLHEEVPEYITSGP from the coding sequence ATGCCCGACGCCTCGTCGCCCCTCGTTCAGCTCGACGCCCTCACGAAGACCTACCGCGAGGGGGAGCAAGACCGTACGGTACTCCGAGAGGTCTCGTTGGGGCTGGAACGGGGGGACTTCTCGGTACTCATGGGACGGAGCGGGGCTGGGAAGAGCACGCTTCTCAACCTAATTAGCGGCATCGACCAGCCCACGTCCGGCCGCGTTCAGATTGGCGACACCGACCTCACGGGCAAGTCCGAGACGGAACGCACGCGCTTTCGTCGGTCCCACGTGGGGTTCGTGTTTCAGTCGTTCAACCTGATCTCGACCCTGACGGTCGGGGAGAACGTGCGCTTGCCCCTGGAGCTGGCCGGCAAAGCGCCCCGGACCACTAAGGACCGGGCCGGTGCGATGCTGGATCGGGTCGGGCTGGTGGACCGGGCCGATCAGTTTCCAGACCGCCTCTCCGGTGGGGAGCAACAGCGGGTGGCCGTCGCCCGGGCCCTGGCCCACGAGCCCCTCCTCGTCCTCGCCGACGAACCGACGGGCAACCTGGACTACGACACCGGGCAGGCGGTGCTCACCCTACTCAGCGATCTCGTGACCGATACCGATACCACCCTCCTCGTGGCCACGCACGACCCGGAGGTGCTCCCCCGTGCCGACCGGGTGTTGCACCTCCACGGAGGCACCCTGCACGAAGAGGTGCCCGAATACATCACATCGGGGCCGTAA
- a CDS encoding FtsX-like permease family protein, which yields MTLLRRSSRRYLTRHPWLMGLSVLGVAIGVAVVVAIDLANTSASRAFELSAETVTGAATHQVVGAGGALDDDVYRRLREAGIRPAAPVVEGYGSLEQGDRTFQIVGIDPLADAPFRPYLGTGAGSDLDLGTFMTEDVALMSAPTAEAIGLSSGDTLRVGIEGTTQPVVLSGLISPQNERTRRAVANLLVVDVSTAQRLFDQSGQLSRIDLLTPSGTAAQQAYLSRVRTSLPDGVQLRRSDTRTETVAQMTKAFDLNLTALSLLALIVGAFLIYNTMTFSVVQRRALIGQLRALGVTRGEVFRLVLGEAAVLGVVGSGLGLLLGIVLASGLVQLLAQTINDLYFVVEVSELSVSTWTLAKGALLGIGTTLVAALAPAQEATAASVSTVLRRSTRESTLRRRAPWWAGLGLLVAAAGSLLLLVTEQSIWAGYGALFCVLVGAAFMIPWAVVGLSNGVRPLLGRAAGVIGRMASRGVVTNLSRTGVAIAALTIAIASTVGVGVMIDSFRGTVTSWLEQSLQADVYVQPPSLVFRRSTATIDSTVARRLRNVEGVKGAYSVRRVTVRADVGRTDLVAVEPGPQTADVYQLKAGNADSAWEAVRSGPSVLVSEPYSYRHDVGVGDTLRLQTDRGRQAFAIEGVYYDYGSDLGVTLMSRSTYEQFYDDRGVSGLAFAAADDVSVDALIADMRSSVSGLQDVLIRSNRALRETSMRVFDRTFTITTVLRLLAIAVAFIGVLTALMALALERRREMGVLRATGMTPPQVGGYLTLQSSLMGAIAGLLSLPLGYVLAYVLVFVINKRSFGWTLQLTVPTDVLIQSLVLAVVAAFLAGLYPTWRMARSSPALALQDE from the coding sequence ATGACACTTCTTCGCCGCTCAAGCCGGCGCTACCTCACCCGCCACCCGTGGCTCATGGGCCTGTCGGTGCTGGGGGTCGCGATTGGGGTGGCGGTGGTGGTGGCGATCGACCTCGCCAATACGAGCGCGAGTCGGGCGTTCGAGCTGTCCGCCGAGACCGTCACCGGCGCCGCGACGCACCAGGTCGTGGGGGCCGGCGGGGCGCTCGACGACGATGTGTACCGGCGCCTCCGGGAGGCCGGCATTCGTCCGGCCGCCCCCGTCGTGGAGGGCTACGGCTCCCTCGAGCAAGGGGACCGCACGTTTCAGATCGTCGGGATCGATCCGCTCGCCGACGCGCCCTTCCGGCCCTATCTCGGAACCGGGGCCGGTAGCGACCTGGACCTGGGGACCTTCATGACGGAGGACGTGGCCCTTATGAGTGCCCCCACGGCCGAGGCGATTGGGCTCTCGTCCGGCGACACCCTACGCGTGGGGATCGAGGGCACGACCCAGCCGGTGGTCCTCAGCGGTCTTATCTCACCACAGAACGAACGGACCCGTCGGGCGGTGGCCAATTTGCTGGTCGTGGACGTATCGACCGCCCAACGGCTCTTCGACCAGTCCGGCCAGTTGAGTCGGATCGACCTGCTCACCCCCTCAGGCACGGCGGCCCAGCAGGCCTACCTCAGTCGGGTGCGCACCTCCCTCCCGGACGGGGTCCAACTGCGGCGCTCGGACACCCGGACGGAGACCGTAGCCCAGATGACGAAGGCGTTCGACCTCAACCTGACGGCGCTGAGCCTGCTGGCCCTCATCGTGGGCGCGTTCCTCATCTACAACACAATGACCTTTTCGGTCGTCCAGCGCCGCGCCCTGATTGGGCAGCTGCGGGCCTTGGGGGTGACGCGTGGAGAAGTCTTTCGGCTCGTACTGGGGGAGGCTGCCGTGCTGGGCGTGGTGGGCAGTGGGCTCGGCCTTCTGCTCGGCATCGTGCTGGCGTCCGGCCTGGTGCAGCTTCTGGCGCAAACGATCAATGACCTCTACTTCGTGGTGGAGGTGAGCGAGCTGTCGGTCTCAACGTGGACGCTGGCGAAGGGGGCGCTCTTGGGGATCGGCACCACGCTGGTCGCCGCCTTGGCCCCGGCCCAGGAGGCCACCGCCGCCTCGGTGAGTACTGTCCTGCGCCGCTCGACCCGGGAGAGCACCCTGCGTCGACGGGCGCCCTGGTGGGCCGGACTCGGTCTCCTTGTCGCCGCGGCCGGCAGCCTGCTGCTCTTGGTCACCGAACAGAGCATCTGGGCCGGGTACGGGGCACTGTTCTGCGTCCTCGTCGGCGCGGCATTCATGATTCCGTGGGCCGTGGTGGGGCTGTCGAATGGGGTGCGTCCCCTCCTCGGGCGAGCGGCCGGCGTCATCGGGCGCATGGCGTCCCGCGGCGTGGTGACGAACCTGAGCCGCACCGGCGTCGCGATTGCCGCCCTCACCATCGCCATCGCCTCCACCGTGGGCGTCGGCGTGATGATCGACAGCTTCCGCGGCACGGTCACCAGCTGGCTGGAGCAGTCGCTGCAGGCAGACGTCTACGTGCAGCCGCCAAGCCTCGTCTTTCGCCGCTCCACCGCCACGATCGACTCCACCGTCGCGCGCCGCCTGCGGAACGTGGAGGGCGTCAAGGGGGCCTACTCGGTCCGCCGCGTGACCGTGCGGGCCGACGTGGGGCGCACGGACCTCGTGGCCGTGGAGCCCGGCCCCCAGACCGCCGATGTTTACCAGCTCAAGGCCGGAAACGCCGACTCGGCGTGGGAGGCGGTCCGGTCGGGGCCCTCCGTGCTCGTCTCTGAGCCCTACAGCTACCGCCACGACGTGGGCGTGGGCGATACCTTGCGCCTCCAGACAGATCGGGGGCGACAGGCGTTCGCCATCGAAGGGGTGTATTACGACTACGGCTCCGACCTCGGGGTTACCCTCATGAGCCGATCGACCTACGAGCAGTTCTACGACGACCGCGGCGTGTCCGGCCTGGCGTTCGCGGCCGCCGACGATGTCTCCGTCGACGCACTCATCGCGGACATGCGTTCTTCCGTGTCGGGGCTTCAGGACGTGCTCATCCGGTCGAACCGGGCCCTGCGCGAGACGTCGATGCGCGTCTTTGACCGCACGTTTACCATTACGACGGTGCTGCGGCTGCTCGCCATTGCCGTGGCGTTCATTGGGGTGCTCACGGCCCTCATGGCCCTGGCCCTGGAACGGCGACGGGAGATGGGCGTGCTGCGGGCCACCGGGATGACGCCGCCCCAGGTGGGCGGCTACTTGACCCTTCAGTCGAGCCTGATGGGCGCGATCGCCGGCCTCCTGTCGCTCCCGCTGGGCTACGTCCTGGCCTACGTGCTGGTCTTCGTCATCAACAAGCGCTCCTTCGGGTGGACGCTCCAGCTCACGGTGCCGACCGACGTCCTGATCCAATCGCTCGTGCTGGCGGTCGTGGCCGCCTTCCTGGCGGGCCTCTACCCGACGTGGCGGATGGCGCGGTCGAGCCCCGCACTCGCGCTACAGGACGAGTAG
- a CDS encoding lipocalin-like domain-containing protein produces the protein MSRSLSLISGLVALIALLGLGAYWLTASPGEADLQTSVSVSEAMAGDTTGYRRATAPRAFSFPDDYGPHPGYKTEWWYVTGTLNGPDAQPYGYELTIFRTGLTPPDEAPTAPAAGWRTNQLYLAHFAVTDGANETFHAFERFQRGGAGLAGAQSTPFRVWLDDWSMTGPDSSAFPLRLRAQQAGIGVDLALRPTKPRVLQGDRGLSQKGPGSGNASYYYSYTRLATEGTLVLSGDTLSVTGDSWMDREWSTSALGPDQEGWDWFSLQLDDGRDLMYYQLRRTDGAPSRFSEGVIVGPDGATQRLDHSEVSVEVLDTWTSPDGTHTYPVDWTLRVPDEDIDLRITPLFPDQELDVSVRYWEGFVQVKGSATGRGYVEMTGYGDSPGSPVS, from the coding sequence ATGTCACGTTCCTTGTCGCTGATTTCGGGTCTGGTTGCACTGATCGCCCTCCTCGGCCTTGGGGCCTACTGGCTTACGGCTTCGCCCGGCGAGGCCGACCTCCAGACATCGGTCTCCGTGTCGGAGGCGATGGCCGGCGACACCACCGGCTACCGGCGGGCCACAGCGCCCCGGGCGTTCTCGTTTCCGGACGACTACGGCCCGCATCCGGGCTACAAGACGGAGTGGTGGTACGTGACCGGCACGCTGAACGGCCCGGACGCGCAGCCCTACGGCTACGAACTTACGATCTTCCGGACCGGGCTCACGCCCCCGGACGAGGCGCCTACTGCGCCCGCGGCCGGCTGGCGCACAAACCAGCTCTACCTGGCGCACTTCGCCGTCACCGACGGGGCGAACGAGACATTTCACGCCTTCGAACGGTTTCAGCGGGGCGGTGCCGGGCTCGCGGGGGCGCAATCGACTCCGTTTCGGGTCTGGCTCGACGACTGGTCGATGACCGGCCCCGACTCGTCAGCATTCCCGCTCCGACTGCGGGCTCAGCAGGCGGGCATCGGGGTCGATCTTGCCCTCCGCCCCACCAAGCCGCGCGTGCTCCAGGGCGACCGGGGCCTGAGCCAGAAGGGGCCGGGGAGCGGCAATGCGTCGTACTACTACTCGTACACGCGCCTGGCCACCGAGGGCACGCTCGTCCTGTCGGGCGACACGCTGTCCGTGACCGGCGACAGCTGGATGGACCGGGAGTGGAGCACCTCGGCCCTCGGCCCCGACCAGGAGGGCTGGGATTGGTTCTCGCTCCAGCTCGACGACGGGCGGGACCTTATGTATTACCAACTCCGTCGGACGGACGGCGCCCCGAGCCGCTTCAGCGAAGGGGTGATCGTGGGGCCGGACGGCGCAACCCAGAGGCTGGACCACTCGGAGGTCTCTGTGGAGGTCCTCGACACCTGGACGAGCCCGGACGGCACGCACACCTATCCTGTGGACTGGACCCTGCGCGTACCCGACGAGGACATCGACCTGCGGATTACGCCCCTGTTTCCGGACCAGGAGCTTGACGTGTCCGTCCGCTACTGGGAAGGATTTGTTCAGGTAAAGGGCTCCGCGACCGGCCGTGGGTACGTAGAGATGACGGGATACGGAGACAGCCCCGGGTCCCCCGTCTCGTAG
- a CDS encoding type I restriction enzyme HsdR N-terminal domain-containing protein: protein MPTYEFRTQTRGDARVIYDPLRGQYVRLTPEEWVRQHFVQYLIQALDVPAGLIAIEAAFQVQGQSRRADVIVHDRQGDPLLLVECKAPRVSITQDAFDQGARYNIVLQAPYLVVTNGQTHYACAIDFGDQSYTFLDDLPPYDVLLDTVDHS from the coding sequence TTGCCCACGTACGAGTTTCGGACGCAGACCCGTGGAGACGCTCGGGTCATCTACGACCCGCTCCGGGGCCAATATGTACGCCTGACGCCCGAAGAGTGGGTTCGTCAGCACTTCGTGCAGTACCTGATCCAGGCGCTCGACGTGCCGGCGGGCCTGATCGCCATTGAGGCCGCGTTTCAGGTGCAGGGCCAGTCGCGCCGCGCCGACGTGATTGTGCACGACCGGCAGGGCGACCCGCTCCTGCTCGTTGAGTGCAAGGCCCCGCGCGTGTCGATCACCCAGGACGCCTTCGACCAGGGCGCCCGGTACAACATCGTCCTGCAGGCCCCGTATCTCGTGGTGACAAACGGCCAGACGCACTACGCCTGCGCCATTGACTTTGGCGATCAGAGCTATACCTTTCTCGACGACCTTCCGCCCTACGACGTCCTCCTGGACACGGTGGACCATTCGTAG
- a CDS encoding 3'(2'),5'-bisphosphate nucleotidase — protein MSDYDRERTVAFRAVQTAAELCQSVRADLDGDVLEKDDRTPVTVADFGSQAVICQALREAFPEDPVIGEEDSSALQADENADVRAHLLEEVRVHHPDVNPDLVFDWIDHGTDEGYSERFWTLDPIDGTKGFVRGDQYAIALALIVDGRPQVAALCCPYLHSAIDADPAKSRGQAFLAVRGEGTVQQPLTPDTDAVPTPIHTSGTTDPSESRFCESFVSSHSSHDLAAQAGERLGITADSIRIDSQAKYAIVARGEAEIYLRLPRPDSPDYTERIWDHAAGALTVEAAGGTVTDMHGAPLDFTHGRLLEANTGVVATNGPFHDEVIEALDAAQA, from the coding sequence ATGTCCGACTACGACCGCGAACGCACCGTCGCCTTCCGCGCCGTTCAGACCGCCGCCGAATTGTGCCAGTCCGTCCGCGCCGATCTCGACGGGGACGTGCTGGAAAAGGATGACCGCACGCCCGTGACCGTGGCCGACTTCGGCAGCCAGGCCGTCATTTGCCAGGCCCTTCGGGAGGCCTTTCCCGAGGATCCCGTGATCGGCGAGGAAGACAGCTCGGCCCTGCAGGCCGACGAAAACGCCGATGTACGGGCCCACCTCCTAGAGGAGGTGCGCGTCCACCACCCGGACGTCAACCCGGACCTGGTGTTCGACTGGATTGACCACGGCACCGACGAGGGCTACAGCGAGCGCTTTTGGACGCTCGATCCCATTGACGGAACCAAGGGCTTCGTGCGGGGCGACCAGTACGCCATCGCGCTCGCCCTGATCGTGGACGGACGCCCCCAGGTGGCGGCCCTCTGCTGCCCATACCTCCACAGTGCCATCGACGCCGACCCGGCCAAGTCGAGGGGGCAGGCGTTCTTGGCCGTTCGGGGCGAGGGGACCGTACAGCAGCCGCTCACGCCGGACACTGACGCGGTGCCCACCCCGATCCATACCAGCGGCACGACCGATCCGTCGGAAAGCCGATTCTGCGAGTCGTTCGTTTCGTCGCACAGCTCCCACGATCTCGCCGCGCAGGCCGGGGAGCGCCTCGGCATCACGGCCGACTCCATCCGGATCGACAGTCAGGCGAAGTACGCCATCGTGGCGCGGGGCGAGGCGGAGATTTACCTGCGCCTCCCGCGCCCGGACAGCCCCGACTACACCGAGCGCATCTGGGACCACGCGGCCGGGGCGCTAACGGTGGAGGCCGCCGGGGGCACCGTGACGGACATGCACGGCGCCCCTCTTGACTTTACCCACGGCCGCCTGTTGGAGGCCAACACGGGCGTCGTCGCCACCAACGGGCCCTTCCACGACGAGGTCATCGAGGCCCTGGACGCCGCCCAGGCGTAA
- a CDS encoding nucleotidyltransferase family protein yields the protein MNAFLLCAGFGTRMRPLTTETPKSLIEVDGRPLLDYLLDELAAWSALTDIHVAVNHLDAPAFHEWATEHRADLDADGIQLHLHDDGVEAPDDQLGSVGDLRFLLEEVGLPSDGALVSGGDSLYRFPLAPLLNSYDGATNRALALHEPDPKRRAQSSVLQLDGSTVTAVHDDPTGAASTRICPSWLLLSSEGLDAVSTYLDDGGPPDTLGAFLDRLARTQSVQAHRLPKTANLRLHCNTPDDLEHARQRLRREPRHVLAPNTVRESLVGNAS from the coding sequence ATGAACGCCTTTCTCCTGTGCGCGGGCTTCGGCACCCGAATGCGCCCCCTGACCACCGAGACCCCAAAGTCGCTGATCGAGGTGGACGGCCGCCCGCTTTTGGACTACCTGCTGGACGAGCTCGCCGCCTGGTCGGCCCTCACCGACATCCACGTCGCCGTCAACCACCTGGATGCCCCTGCCTTTCACGAGTGGGCGACCGAACACCGGGCGGACCTGGATGCCGACGGGATTCAATTGCACCTCCACGACGATGGCGTGGAGGCCCCCGACGACCAGCTTGGGAGCGTCGGGGACTTGCGGTTTTTGCTCGAAGAGGTGGGCCTTCCGTCTGATGGGGCGCTGGTGAGCGGCGGCGACAGCCTGTACCGGTTCCCGCTCGCACCGCTTCTGAATAGCTACGACGGGGCCACGAATCGCGCTCTCGCCCTCCACGAGCCCGACCCCAAGCGCCGGGCCCAGAGCAGCGTCCTCCAGCTCGACGGCTCCACCGTCACCGCGGTGCACGACGACCCGACTGGCGCCGCCTCCACCCGCATATGTCCGTCCTGGCTGCTACTGAGTAGCGAGGGCCTGGACGCCGTCTCCACCTACCTCGACGACGGGGGGCCGCCGGACACGTTGGGCGCGTTCCTAGACAGGCTGGCCCGGACGCAGTCCGTGCAGGCCCATCGCTTGCCGAAGACCGCCAACCTCCGCCTCCACTGCAACACGCCCGACGATCTGGAGCATGCCCGCCAACGTCTTCGCAGAGAACCGCGGCACGTGCTCGCGCCGAACACGGTGCGGGAGTCTCTCGTCGGAAACGCGTCGTGA
- a CDS encoding pyridoxal phosphate-dependent aminotransferase, with protein sequence MDLAASPSLATRANDLQQSDIRSVTHRVNAVDGINLGQGVCDLPTPEPIKARAHQAIQDDASIYSHYAGIEPLRRAILKKEQAHNEVPATSPEDVVVGVGSTGVFVSAAFTLLEEGDEVVLFEPFYGYHRNILELTGATIRYVPLGGPDATFERSAMEAVLTDDTKAVVVNTPANPSGKVWTREELSTLVDLLHAHDLVAITDEIYEYMLYDGAEHVSLASLPDAYDRTITLSGFSKAYNVTGWRLGYGVAPAPIAEKMGLMNDLLYICAPRPLQHAALAAFEDLDEDYVAQLQADYAKRRELLCETLEAIGFDVPWPDGAYYVLAHFGDLAATREGFADDAAACDTLIEEAHVGSVTGRSFYRDPSDGQYQLRLCFAKEMPVLRQACEQLRAAFGE encoded by the coding sequence ATGGATCTCGCCGCATCTCCGTCTCTTGCCACCCGCGCCAATGACCTGCAGCAGAGTGACATTCGCTCTGTGACCCATCGTGTAAACGCGGTGGACGGCATCAACCTGGGGCAGGGCGTCTGCGATCTGCCGACGCCGGAGCCGATCAAGGCCCGGGCGCACCAGGCCATCCAGGACGACGCGTCGATCTATTCCCACTACGCCGGCATCGAGCCGCTCCGGCGCGCCATCCTCAAAAAGGAGCAGGCCCACAACGAGGTCCCTGCCACCTCGCCGGAGGACGTGGTGGTGGGCGTGGGGTCGACCGGTGTGTTTGTGTCGGCGGCGTTCACGCTCTTGGAAGAGGGCGACGAGGTGGTGCTCTTCGAGCCGTTTTACGGGTACCACCGCAACATCTTGGAGCTCACCGGGGCGACGATTCGGTACGTGCCGCTCGGCGGCCCCGACGCGACGTTCGAGCGGTCGGCAATGGAGGCGGTCCTTACCGACGATACGAAGGCTGTGGTGGTGAACACGCCTGCCAATCCCAGCGGCAAGGTGTGGACCCGTGAGGAGCTGTCCACGCTCGTGGATCTGCTCCACGCCCATGACCTCGTGGCGATTACGGACGAAATCTACGAGTACATGCTCTACGATGGGGCGGAGCACGTCTCGCTTGCGAGTTTGCCGGACGCCTACGACCGCACGATCACCCTCTCGGGCTTCTCCAAGGCGTACAACGTAACGGGGTGGCGCCTGGGCTACGGCGTGGCTCCCGCACCCATCGCCGAGAAGATGGGCCTGATGAATGACCTGCTTTACATCTGCGCGCCGCGTCCCCTCCAGCACGCGGCCCTCGCCGCCTTCGAGGACCTGGACGAAGACTACGTCGCGCAGCTTCAGGCGGACTACGCGAAGCGACGCGAACTCCTGTGTGAGACGCTGGAGGCCATCGGGTTCGACGTGCCGTGGCCGGACGGGGCCTACTACGTCCTCGCCCACTTTGGGGATCTCGCCGCCACGCGGGAAGGCTTCGCCGACGATGCGGCCGCCTGCGACACCCTCATCGAGGAGGCGCACGTGGGGAGTGTCACTGGGCGCTCGTTCTACCGGGATCCGTCGGACGGGCAGTATCAGCTTCGTCTCTGCTTCGCGAAAGAGATGCCCGTCCTCCGCCAGGCCTGCGAGCAGCTTCGTGCAGCGTTTGGGGAGTGA